The proteins below are encoded in one region of Gemmatimonadota bacterium:
- a CDS encoding AAA domain-containing protein: MEYDLTTDDGLRCACQSLNIDIQTTKDFVQKFDGATTKEFKDYQELLWENDKDNPICDPPGMAPHVNVEEIMRDDVFLDWFYKEYRRIRSIDSQGRTKPLCEFANELSGYMREYSLDIRKNTPRTRIYRALATLFPENFTRRVSKSQLKVLAKRMDIETTGHLVEVHQRILNRLADVNVLGEPSASDPDEVIRRMILTWELPYVVPQEVSTLNTIFYGPPGTGKTYATTRRCVEICDGMVPDDWSDKKIRERYSELVKEHRIEFVTFHQSYGYEEFIEGLRPDTSRSGASFSLSPTRGVLRRIAEHARNKTEPYVLVIDEINRANVSKVMGELVTLLEEDKREGAENEVTVTLPYSDEPFTLPANLHILGTMNTADRSIALLDTALRRRFDFEEMVPDPDTLNTVEGINLPDVLRALNNRLEFLIDRDHLIGHAWLMKAHTKEEVDRIMQRKIIPLIAEYFYDDWEKVRAVLGGTDDFVHSEKLKPPPGLDDMGEDSYRWTMQERFADGAYDKLISGPRTEESEAS, encoded by the coding sequence ATGGAATATGATCTGACCACGGATGATGGCCTGCGCTGTGCGTGCCAGTCATTAAATATAGATATACAAACAACAAAAGACTTCGTCCAAAAATTTGATGGAGCAACCACCAAAGAATTTAAGGATTACCAAGAGCTTCTCTGGGAAAACGACAAAGACAATCCAATTTGTGATCCTCCTGGAATGGCTCCTCACGTTAATGTCGAGGAGATAATGAGAGACGACGTTTTTCTCGATTGGTTCTATAAAGAGTACCGGAGGATTCGATCGATCGATAGCCAAGGCCGCACCAAGCCTCTATGCGAGTTCGCAAACGAATTGTCGGGCTACATGCGCGAATACTCGCTAGATATCCGTAAGAATACCCCCAGAACTCGCATATATCGTGCCTTAGCGACTCTCTTTCCCGAAAACTTCACACGTCGCGTTTCTAAATCACAGTTAAAAGTTCTCGCAAAACGCATGGATATCGAAACAACAGGCCACTTAGTAGAGGTTCATCAAAGGATTCTGAACCGACTTGCCGATGTCAACGTACTCGGCGAACCAAGTGCAAGTGATCCAGATGAAGTGATCCGACGAATGATATTGACTTGGGAGCTTCCGTATGTAGTACCTCAAGAAGTTTCGACTCTCAACACAATTTTCTATGGCCCACCGGGGACTGGGAAGACTTACGCCACTACCCGGCGCTGCGTTGAGATTTGTGACGGAATGGTGCCAGATGATTGGTCAGACAAAAAAATCCGCGAACGTTATAGTGAACTTGTCAAAGAGCACCGAATCGAGTTCGTCACTTTCCATCAGTCCTATGGCTATGAAGAGTTCATTGAGGGTCTGCGCCCGGATACGAGTCGGAGCGGTGCTAGCTTCAGTCTCAGCCCGACCAGAGGTGTGCTCAGACGCATCGCAGAACATGCCCGCAATAAAACTGAACCCTATGTCCTCGTCATCGACGAAATCAACCGGGCCAATGTCTCAAAGGTGATGGGCGAACTTGTCACGCTCTTGGAAGAGGACAAGCGGGAAGGCGCAGAGAACGAAGTGACCGTGACGCTACCTTACTCAGACGAGCCTTTCACTCTTCCGGCGAATCTCCACATCCTCGGTACGATGAACACCGCTGACCGATCTATTGCGCTACTCGATACCGCGCTACGCCGCCGCTTTGATTTTGAGGAAATGGTACCTGATCCCGACACACTGAACACAGTGGAAGGCATCAACCTGCCCGATGTGCTCCGCGCACTGAACAATAGGCTGGAATTTCTCATCGATCGCGACCACTTGATTGGCCACGCCTGGTTGATGAAGGCACATACAAAGGAGGAAGTTGACCGCATCATGCAGCGCAAGATTATTCCACTCATTGCCGAATACTTCTACGACGATTGGGAAAAAGTTCGCGCTGTACTCGGTGGTACCGACGATTTTGTGCATAGCGAAAAACTTAAGCCACCACCGGGTCTGGATGATATGGGCGAAGACAGTTACCGATGGACAATGCAGGAGAGATTCGCGGATGGTGCATATGATAAACTTATCTCCGGCCCCCGTACTGAAGAAAGCGAAGCATCATGA
- a CDS encoding restriction endonuclease, translating to MITPSPFLTCQEWENLPESCNLTESEADRLYDLARHSARRLKLPEDAVLTRTRHGLKAGQVVGILVIPRKTLEILPKIDGENSNVREALVRMLAVAYNLRVVDGKLATLAVQQHDLLEMLVRLFADQLLAAVRRGLPRRYISHEEDLKLLRGKLNVTRQITYLAFRPDLLACRFDELFEDTPLNRVLKAAVSRLAGITRSVANARLLAQLAAYLEFVGNSPDPLCERVRLDRTNTAFHDLYSLACLFLQGDWQSTTSGGSPGFSLLFPMNDLFEKFIGQSLKRTLHQPVYLQDRRHHVLTNTDGSSIFNLKPDAVINDVPDGPIILDTKWKSLTPDNKRTLGVEESDIYQMLAYGQAYEASSLILLYPWHSEMDSKGISRDWTFTGTSRHLYIETINVGYPDKVPEILRCIMNRVINHLNKAGEP from the coding sequence ATGATCACGCCTTCGCCATTCCTCACCTGCCAAGAATGGGAGAACCTACCTGAGTCGTGCAATTTGACTGAGTCCGAGGCTGATCGTCTCTACGATCTTGCCAGGCACTCCGCTCGGCGACTGAAGTTACCCGAAGACGCTGTTCTCACCCGCACTCGCCACGGCTTGAAAGCTGGACAGGTCGTGGGTATTCTCGTCATTCCGAGAAAGACCCTCGAAATTCTACCCAAGATTGACGGAGAGAATAGTAACGTGCGTGAGGCACTTGTCCGCATGCTCGCCGTGGCATACAATCTCCGTGTGGTCGATGGCAAACTCGCGACTTTGGCCGTTCAGCAACACGATCTCCTTGAAATGCTTGTCCGTCTATTCGCCGACCAGTTACTCGCTGCTGTCCGGCGCGGTCTGCCTCGCCGTTACATCAGCCATGAAGAAGATTTGAAGCTATTGCGTGGGAAGCTCAACGTTACACGCCAGATAACGTATCTGGCCTTTCGGCCAGACCTATTGGCCTGTCGCTTCGACGAACTGTTCGAAGACACTCCTCTCAACCGCGTCCTCAAGGCGGCAGTATCCCGTCTCGCTGGCATCACTCGCTCTGTCGCCAATGCTCGGCTCCTTGCCCAACTTGCCGCCTACCTGGAGTTCGTGGGCAACTCACCTGATCCACTCTGCGAACGGGTACGCCTTGACCGCACCAATACCGCCTTCCACGACCTCTACTCCCTCGCCTGTCTGTTCCTGCAAGGGGACTGGCAGAGTACGACAAGCGGCGGCTCCCCGGGTTTCTCTCTGTTATTCCCAATGAACGACCTTTTTGAGAAATTTATCGGACAGAGCTTGAAACGCACCCTCCATCAACCAGTCTACCTTCAAGACCGTCGGCATCACGTACTAACCAACACGGATGGCTCGTCGATCTTCAACCTAAAACCCGACGCTGTGATTAATGATGTCCCTGATGGTCCTATCATTCTCGACACCAAATGGAAATCCCTCACTCCCGACAATAAGCGAACCTTGGGTGTCGAAGAGTCCGACATCTACCAGATGCTCGCCTACGGCCAAGCATACGAAGCTTCAAGCTTGATCTTGCTCTATCCCTGGCATAGTGAAATGGACTCGAAGGGGATCAGCCGCGATTGGACATTTACGGGAACCTCCCGTCATCTATATATAGAAACGATCAATGTCGGCTATCCCGATAAGGTCCCCGAAATCCTAAGATGTATTATGAACCGAGTAATAAACCACCTGAACAAAGCAGGTGAACCATGA
- a CDS encoding DUF2779 domain-containing protein, protein MTKHYLSKSKIMAGRQCEKRLWLEMYRSHLIEYGSDVEQRFAAGDNVNEVAHAQYPDGVLVSYDHGAKAAVEETQRLLSEQPGKPIFEATFKAHDVLVRVDILKPCSGGFEIIEVKSSTSVKDHHYADSAVQTWVLESAGIPVKAIYLCHIDRQFVYPGNGDYRGLFHYEDITQEVRELSRAVPQWVERYREMLNSDEPEIEMGDQCTDPYSCPFIDYCRGEETEYPLRYMPRPRGTRQVIDALTAEGIEDIRDIPEDRLSNEKQKWVRRVTIAGEPELRPEAAEVGQYGYPRYYLDFETIHFAVPIWEGTGPYKPLPFQWSCHIELASGDLQHEEHLDTSGNPPMRTCAEALIEAIGKEGPIFAYGSYEKTVLNALIARYPDLAENLHKLKERLVDLLSIVRKTYYHPDMLGSWSIKNVSPAIAPHLGYGSLGDVQDGSAAGTAYLQIINPEADAAERERLTRELLAYCKHDTLGMVELVKYLSK, encoded by the coding sequence ATGACAAAACATTATCTCTCCAAATCGAAAATCATGGCGGGTCGCCAGTGTGAAAAGCGTCTGTGGCTGGAGATGTATCGGTCCCATCTCATCGAATACGGCTCCGACGTTGAGCAGCGCTTTGCTGCGGGCGATAACGTCAATGAGGTGGCTCACGCCCAATATCCGGACGGGGTCCTCGTCTCCTACGATCACGGAGCGAAGGCTGCTGTAGAGGAGACCCAGCGTCTGCTGTCAGAACAGCCCGGTAAGCCGATCTTCGAAGCCACCTTCAAAGCGCATGATGTTCTGGTCCGTGTAGATATCCTCAAGCCGTGCAGCGGTGGCTTTGAAATCATCGAAGTAAAATCCAGCACCTCGGTCAAAGATCATCATTACGCAGACAGTGCAGTGCAAACCTGGGTTCTGGAATCCGCGGGCATACCGGTCAAAGCGATCTATCTTTGTCACATCGATAGGCAATTCGTGTATCCCGGCAACGGCGATTACCGGGGCCTGTTCCACTATGAAGACATCACGCAAGAAGTTCGAGAACTGAGCCGCGCAGTCCCGCAATGGGTAGAGCGCTACAGAGAAATGCTCAACAGCGACGAACCCGAAATCGAAATGGGGGACCAATGCACGGATCCCTATTCCTGTCCCTTTATCGATTATTGCCGTGGCGAAGAGACCGAGTATCCGCTGCGATACATGCCGCGTCCCCGTGGAACTCGTCAAGTCATAGACGCCCTGACTGCTGAAGGCATTGAAGACATCCGCGACATACCTGAAGACCGCTTGAGCAACGAGAAACAGAAATGGGTACGACGTGTCACGATAGCGGGCGAGCCGGAACTGAGACCAGAGGCTGCTGAGGTCGGCCAATATGGTTATCCGCGCTACTACCTCGACTTTGAGACCATCCACTTCGCGGTTCCCATCTGGGAAGGTACAGGCCCTTACAAGCCATTGCCATTTCAATGGTCCTGCCACATTGAGCTTGCCAGCGGAGATCTTCAGCACGAAGAACACCTTGACACCAGCGGCAACCCTCCGATGCGGACCTGTGCGGAAGCACTGATAGAGGCCATAGGGAAAGAAGGACCGATCTTCGCTTATGGAAGCTATGAAAAGACCGTCTTAAATGCCCTGATAGCCCGCTATCCCGATCTTGCCGAGAACTTGCACAAATTGAAGGAACGACTCGTGGATCTCCTTTCCATCGTGCGAAAGACTTACTATCATCCCGACATGCTCGGCTCGTGGTCAATCAAGAACGTATCGCCTGCGATAGCACCGCATCTCGGCTATGGGTCACTCGGTGATGTACAGGACGGAAGCGCGGCGGGCACGGCCTATTTGCAGATTATCAACCCTGAGGCCGATGCCGCCGAGCGGGAACGTTTGACACGCGAGTTGCTGGCTTATTGCAAGCACGACACCCTGGGAATGGTGGAACTC